From a single Paramormyrops kingsleyae isolate MSU_618 chromosome 14, PKINGS_0.4, whole genome shotgun sequence genomic region:
- the kcns3a gene encoding potassium voltage-gated channel subfamily S member 3a, whose amino-acid sequence MVYGQVLHARGEQTGFVNLNVGGYKQQVDPSTLLRFPQTRLGRLLACHSEEAILELCDDYNVAEKEYYFDRNPRLFLYVLNFYHTGKMHLMEELCVLSFSQEIEYWGIKELHLDSCCSNRFHEQKEYAEENDWERRSDEQQHSLDSSFEELSLVDKDLEKFEGSWCSEVRKSIWLRLENPGYSCSAKLLAVASLCVVITSIIAMCVHSMPEFQRFDANEKAVEDPVLEVFEIVCVLCFSVEFLVRLLVTPCLCKFLSSPLNIIDFVSVVPFYATLAFDSVDEDSEENADLENVGKVVQVLRLMRIFRILKLARHSVGLRSLGATLRHSYHEVGLLVLFLSVGISIFSVLIYFVEKEEEESELHSIPVGWWWATISMTTVGYGDTYPVSLCGKIIATVCIICGLLVVALPITVIFNKFSKYYQRQKCMGQGTSPVQGPPPDLPYFNIRDSFGQEMRSFLSSVSSRGSGTGSDDDTDASEFGDLETVCRFENRSGFSSHP is encoded by the coding sequence ATGGTGTATGGACAGGTCCTCCACGCTCGTGGTGAGCAGACGGGCTTTGTCAATCTTAACGTGGGGGGCTACAAGCAGCAGGTGGACCCCAGCACTCTGCTCCGCTTCCCCCAAACCCGACTGGGCCGCCTTCTAGCCTGCCACTCTGAGGAGGCCATCCTGGAGCTCTGCGATGACTACAATGTGGCCGAGAAGGAGTACTACTTTGACAGGAACCCACGCTTATTCCTCTATGTGCTCAACTTCTACCACACCGGCAAGATGCATCTGATGGAGGAGCTCTGCGTCCTCTCCTTTAGCCAGGAGATCGAGTACTGGGGCATCAAGGAGCTCCACCTGGACTCCTGCTGCAGCAATCGCTTCCACGAGCAGAAGGAGTATGCCGAGGAGAACGACTGGGAGCGCAGGAGCGATGAGCAGCAGCATAGCCTTGACTCCTCTTTTGAGGAGCTCTCCCTCGTGGATAAAGACCTTGAGAAGTTCGAGGGCTCCTGGTGCTCCGAGGTCCGGAAGAGCATCTGGCTTCGGCTGGAGAACCCCGGCTATTCATGCTCGGCTAAGCTGCTCGCCGTGGCCTCCCTGTGCGTAGTCATCACCTCCATCATAGCCATGTGCGTCCATAGCATGCCTGAGTTCCAGCGGTTCGATGCCAACGAGAAGGCAGTGGAGGACCCTGTGCTGGAGGTCTTTGAGATCGTCTGCGTCCTCTGCTTCTCGGTGGAGTTCCTCGTGCGGCTGCTGGTGACACCTTGTCTGTGTAAGTTCCTGAGCAGTCCCCTCAACATCATCGACTTTGTGTCCGTCGTGCCCTTCTATGCCACGCTGGCGTTCGACTCGGTGGACGAGGATAGCGAGGAGAATGCGGACCTGGAGAACGTTGGCAAGGTGGTGCAGGTGCTGAGGCTCATGCGCATCTTTCGCATCCTCAAGTTGGCCAGGCACTCGGTGGGCCTGCGCTCCCTCGGCGCTACTCTCAGGCACAGCTACCACGAGGTGGGCCTGCTTGTGCTCTTCCTCTCCGTGGGCATCTCTATCTTCTCCGTCCTCATCTACTTCGtagagaaggaggaggaggagtcgGAGCTGCACAGCATCCCCGTGGGTTGGTGGTGGGCGACCATCAGCATGACTACGGTCGGCTACGGGGACACCTACCCCGTGAGCCTCTGCGGCAAGATTATTGCGACAGTGTGCATCATCTGTGGTCTGCTGGTGGTCGCCCTGCCGATCACCGTCATCTTCAACAAGTTCTCCAAGTACTACCAAAGGCAGAAGTGCATGGGCCAGGGGACCAGCCCGGTCCAGGGGCCGCCTCCCGACCTTCCGTACTTCAACATCCGGGACTCGTTCGGGCAGGAGATGCGCTCATTTCTGAGCAGCGTCTCCTCACGGGGCAGCGGGACCGGCAGTGACGACGACACGGACGCTTCCGAATTCGGAGACCTGGAGACCGTGTGCAGGTTCGAGAATAGATCGGGATTCTCCAGCCACCCCTAA